TCACGAGTTGGGCACCCGCTGGGAGGGGCGTGCCCCGCTTCCAAAGCACAGGCTCAGCCTCGCCGTTGATCCATTCAAGGCTTACTGTGGTCGCTGCGTCTAAAAGATCAGCGGTCACGGGATTGATCTTTCCCGGCTCCAGAATATAGCTCGCTTCTGAACGAATGGATTCCGCTGGTAAGCTTTCCCCGTCACGTGAACCGCCCAGAGCGATCACCGAGTCGGGCTTGATATCCTGCTTCCTCAAATGCCGTTGATTGTGCTCAATCGCCGCTTCTTGCAACCAGCGGCCCAACAGCATCAAAAAGACAAAAGTGGCCACAAAATCGAAGTAGACTAGATCCTCAAAGCCACTCAGCCAACCTATCATAGAGCCAATCCAAGCAGCAGTCAGCCCAAGCGCGATGGGGAGATCCATGTGTAAAATGCGATGCTTTAAACCTTGGACTGCCCGATTGATAAAGAGGCTTCCGCCCACCGCTAGGCTACACGCCGCGAAAAGTGCGGCCAAAATGGAGAATAAGCGGGCAAACTGAAAATCTGCATCCATGCCCAAATAGCTCGGTAGCGTAAAGAGCATGGTATTGAGCAAAAGGAATCCGCATACACCGATTCGGGTAATGAGTCCCTGGGTAGCTTTCGAGCGTTCATCTGGATCATCAGCTGGGGGAGCCAGCCCATAACCGATCTGTATGATGCTCTCTGCGAGGCGAATGGCATCTAAAGCGCCACGCTCCCAAGAGATACAGATATCTCCCGTCTCTGCCTGAATATCGATATCGACCGTGCCCGGTTGGTCGCGAAATACCTGTTCGATTAGCCAGATACAGCCTACACAGGAAATGCCAATTAGCCTGCATCGTGTCTCACAGATGCCTGCTCCGTTTTTTTCAGCCTCCTCGATCAGCTTCGCAAACCAAGCAAGATCTCCCGGTTCGAAGACTCTTGCCCCGACGGGTGGCATAGCCGCGCTACCTTTCAAGCTATAAAAATGACCCCAATCATGACCTGAAATGATGTGGCTCACATAGGAGCACCCCTCACAGCAATAATGGTCATCCTCGTGGTGCGCCTTGAATTCACTGCCGCAGTGTTTGCAGGTCCGCATTTTCCCCTCCGGTCTCTGCCTGGGAAGCGTTGGTGATGGAATAGCCATTACTCAGCGTTTTGTTCTGACGTGACCGAATGTGCAAGCGGGACGGTTTGCGTCGGGTTGTCGCGCGCGATTTGGATCAGAAAATACCAGGCCACCGAGACGACGAAAAACGCTAGCACTACGGGCACCCAAAGCGTGAGTTGAAAGCTCTTATTCTTGAGGGTTGTCTCTGCGGTTGCCTGCTTCATCTGAATTCATTTTGAAAAAGCGTGGGTCTGGCCCCACGAAGTGAATCTCTCTTTCTGAAATTACCTCTCCGGAGCCATTTTCGAGCGTGACGCCCAGCTCGAACTCTCCGGTGAACGCAGCCTTATCAAGTGTCACAATAATTGGATGGATCACTTCAGCCATCGGTTCTACGGCAAACGGGGTGCCTGCGCCCATTACCGAGACGTTTGCAGCATCAGTCTTCACCATAACTGTGTAGTCTCGGACCAAGTTTTCCTTGTTGATCACCCTGACGAAGAACTGGTTTCGGACCACAGACTCATCGATGATGTAGGGTGCGCCGCCCATACGATTGATAGCCATGTAGGCCGGTTTAATTTGGGTAGCAGCAACGGTCATTGCAGTGACACCGAGCAGCATGAAAAAAGCATAGAGAAATACCCGTGGCCTGATGAAGCGGCGCTTTTTACCCTGTAGTCCGTTGTAAGAGTCGTAGCGCACCAGTCCAGGTGCGCGGCCAGACTGCTTCATCATATCATTGCAGGCATCCACGCAGGCAGCACAGCCGATACACTCGATTTGTAATCCCTGGCGAATGTCGATGCCGGTGGGACATACATTCACGCAGCGATTACAATTGATGCAGTCGCCCAATCCCTGCGCGCGCAGCGGCCCACGGGGTTCGCCGCGTTTTTCATCATAGCCCACCACCAGCGTGTCATCATCGACCAGCGCGGATTGGAGCCGACCATAGGGGCAGATGATGAGACAGAGCTGCTCGCGAAACCACGAGAAGTTAAAGTAAATGATCCCCGTCGCTACAAACATGAACACGAATGCCTGCCAATGCTCATCCGGCCCCTCCGCCATCCACGCATAGAGCTGCGGGATTGATAGAAAGTATGATAGAAACAGGTGGGCGATCAACGAGGAGACGAACAGAAAAATACCGTGCTTCACGAGGCGTTTCGCGATTTTCTGCGGAGTCCATTTACTCTTTTCCAGACGCCGACGAGCGCGGGCATCCCCATCGATCCAGCGCTCAATGCGACGAAAAATATGTTCCAAGAAGATGGTCTGCGGGCATGCCCAGCCACACCAAATTCGACCAAATAGCGCCGATAACACATAGAGCGAAAAGGCCAGCCCAGTGATAAAGAAGAAAGCCATCCACACATCCTGCGCGGCGAAGGTTAGGCCGAAGAGATGGAAGCGCCGGTTCAGTACATCGAGAAACACCGCCGGGTAGCCGCCGATCTGAATCCACGGTAGGGCCGCGTAGATAGCAATCAGGCCGACAGCAGAAATGCGGCGCGCCCATGTGAATTTCCCCCTGACATCCGACGGATGGAGGAAAAACCGTGACCCATCCTGCCGAATCGTTGTGACCGATTCGCGTATCGGACTGTTCGCTCGACGGCGCCTAGGGGGTTGCCTGTCGATCGGCGCGATCATGAGTCAGAGGGTGCAGGGTCGAGCGCAGCTGCCTTCAGTTGCTCGGCACCGTTTTTACTCAGGATAAAGGCAACGGTTTGAGCAATGCGCTTCTGGCCAAGGAGAGATCCCCAAGCCAG
This portion of the Opitutales bacterium genome encodes:
- the ccoG gene encoding cytochrome c oxidase accessory protein CcoG; this encodes MIAPIDRQPPRRRRANSPIRESVTTIRQDGSRFFLHPSDVRGKFTWARRISAVGLIAIYAALPWIQIGGYPAVFLDVLNRRFHLFGLTFAAQDVWMAFFFITGLAFSLYVLSALFGRIWCGWACPQTIFLEHIFRRIERWIDGDARARRRLEKSKWTPQKIAKRLVKHGIFLFVSSLIAHLFLSYFLSIPQLYAWMAEGPDEHWQAFVFMFVATGIIYFNFSWFREQLCLIICPYGRLQSALVDDDTLVVGYDEKRGEPRGPLRAQGLGDCINCNRCVNVCPTGIDIRQGLQIECIGCAACVDACNDMMKQSGRAPGLVRYDSYNGLQGKKRRFIRPRVFLYAFFMLLGVTAMTVAATQIKPAYMAINRMGGAPYIIDESVVRNQFFVRVINKENLVRDYTVMVKTDAANVSVMGAGTPFAVEPMAEVIHPIIVTLDKAAFTGEFELGVTLENGSGEVISEREIHFVGPDPRFFKMNSDEAGNRRDNPQE